The following proteins come from a genomic window of Syngnathus acus chromosome 15, fSynAcu1.2, whole genome shotgun sequence:
- the psme4a gene encoding proteasome activator complex subunit 4A isoform X3, with product MNEAQLDELGFLPQKDIVYNKLLPYADRLDEESNDILSKIKGNLTRAVQFREIWPGGLFWTRKLSTYLRLYGRKFSKEDHVLFIKLLYELVTIPRLEISMMQGLARLLINLLKKKELLSREDLELPWRPLYELHYRILFSKTEHLGLNWFPNSVEGVLKTLVRNCRPYFPESATQEMLDEWRPLFCPFDVTMQRAVCYFELFLPTTLPPELHHKGFKLWFEELINLWVSVQNLPSWELNLVNLFARLAKDNIGYIDWDPYIPKIFTRVLRSFNLPVGTSQMMFPRYLTNAYDIGHVAVWLACLLGGPSKQAQAQLTGLFNSITSFFHPSNHGRWLMKLMKLLQRLPAIVVSRLHAERYRKPSWLTPVPHTHKLTEDDITHFVESMMQPVLLAMFSKTGSLDAARALQNLALMRPELVIPPVLERTYPALETLTEPHQLTATLSCMIGVARSLVSGGKYLPEGPTHMLPLLMRSLPGVDPNDFSKCMITFQFIATFVTLVPLVDCSSALHERTDLTEVEREMCSASAEFEDFVLQFMDRCFALIDSSTLEQTREETETEKMTHLESLVELGLSSTFSTILTQCSLDIFMVALEKVFNFATTNIFETRVAGRMVADMCRAAAKCHPAESLKMFVPHCCSQIQQIAANEEVLHEEELDKEFLWNLQLLSEVTRVDGQKLLAYSSDLVQILQLTLHLKCKQGYVLACNLLHHILRSTALIYPTEYCSVPSGFCQPIKDYLPIKDWGRPGDLWNLNIRWHVPSAEETTFTFYLLDLILKPELKRLQSFAEGQQEMSRDDVLQSLTILQHCLLGAGGLMPPLKGEPIPELVHSMVNLDETTLYTGTEYDESKENYRVSICDVMRQLLHYILEHSEDDTKSLFSIIKIISDLLHFKGSHKHEFDSRWKSFNLVKKSMENRLNGRKRHIRALLIDRVMLQHEMRKLTVEGCQYRSIHQELMRDLLRLSTSTYSQVRSKAQSALFTALGTYNFCCRDVIPHVLEFLNPDNSSVTQQQFKGALYCLLGNHSGVCLANLHDWECIALTWPAIVRSGLSSAMSLEKPSIVRLFDDLADKIHRQYETIGIDFSIPEEICGVAKQLMVTGNPLPKEPVPSEEETLRGVRKQEDKNLESGEKYQQLIGDLLSCLDNRNLPWKFEHIAIGFLSLLLRDDHQLPPAAVLFFVKTLNHDSLYVRKVAISAVAGIMKQIKRPHKKVPVSPSELCTLDEMSGGIVAGDRPDNKWLQYNSKNLPRTQQDWDLCVFVEKTHWGYYSWPRKLMMYAPEKEQPKQNRAREEMTEPEQIIYDHFSDPVFINQFIEFLSLEDRKGKDKFSTRRFCLFKGLFRNFGDTFLPLLQPHMERLVADTHESKQRCVAEIISGLIRGCKHWSYSKVESLWEVLCPLIRTALSNITVETYADWGTCIATACESRDPRKLHWLFEMLMESPVNGEGGSFVDACRLYVLQGGLAQQEWRVPELLHRLLQYLEPKLTQVYKNVRERIGSVLTYIFMIDVNLPYTQPTTSPRISDFTDRILLQLKPLTEGDEEIQNHVVEENEVGEQDERTQAIKLLKTVLKWLIASAGRSYSTAVPDHLRLLPLLFKIAPVENDDSYDELKRDAKTCLSLMSQGLLYTKQIPMVLNALQEIAGSSSWHARYTVLTYLQIMAFYNLFTFMSDQKAVNDVRALVIRLLEDEQLEVREMAATTLSGFLQCNFLHMDAPMQAHFEALCKTCLPKKRKRGVESIVDTIPSGDLVRRHAGVLGLSACILSSPYDVPTWMPQLLMDLSAHLNDTQPIEMTVKKTLSNFRRTHHDNWQEHKQQFTDDQLLVLTDLLVSPCYYA from the exons GTATTTACGACTATACGGCCGGAAGTTCAGCAAAGAAGACCACGTGCTATTTATTAAATTGCTCTATGAGCTAGTTACCATCCCTCGCCTAGAGATCAGCATGATGCAAGGCCTGGCGCGTCTCCTCATCAACCTGCTCAA GAAAAAGGAGCTTCTCTCAAGGGAGGACCTGGAATTGCCTTGGAGACCTCTGTATGAACTGCATTACAGGATCCTTTTCTCCAAGACGGAGCATCTGGGACTCAATTGGTTTCCCAA CTCCGTAGAAGGTGTGCTGAAGACACTAGTGAGAAACTGCAGGCC TTATTTCCCAGAGTCAGCAACCCAGGAGATGCTGGATGAGTGGAGACCGCTATTTTGTCCGTTTGATGTCACCATGCAGAGAGCAGTCTGCTACTTTGAACTCTTTCTACCCACAACTCTACCACCGGAGCTCCACCATAAGGGTTTTAA GTTGTGGTTTGAAGAGTTGATCAACTTGTGGGTATCCGTTCAGAATCTTCCAAGTTGGGAATTG AATCTGGTGAATCTCTTTGCTCGCTTGGCCAAAGACAATATCGGATACATTGACTGGGATCCTTATATTCCGAAG ATATTCACAAGAGTCCTGAGGAGCTTCAATCTTCCCGTGGGGACCAGCCAGATGATGTTCCCACGATACTTGACCAATGCCTACGATATCGGCCATGTGGCGGTATGGCTAGCATGTCTTCTG GGTGGACCAAGTAAACAAGCTCAAGCCCAACTCACTGGCCTTTTCAACAGCATCACATCTTTCTTTCACCCATCAAATCATGGCCGCTGGTTG ATGAAGCTCATGAAGTTGCTGCAGCGTCTCCCTGCCATTGTTGTTAGCCGGCTGCATGCAGAGCGCTACAGAAAGCCGTCGTGGCTAACACCCGTCCCCCACACGCACAAGCTCACTGAGGACGATATCACGCATTTTGTGGAGAGTATGATGCAGCCGGTTCTGCTGGCCATGTTCAGCAAAACAGGCAGTCTTGATGCCGCTCGGGCTCTGCAGAACCTCGCTCTGATGAGGCCCGAGTTGGTCATTCCTCCCGTTCTTGAGAG AACATACCCCGCACTGGAAACTCTAACAGAGCCCCACCAGCTGACAGCCACCCTAAGTTGCATGATCGGTGTAGCACGGAGTTTAGTGTCTGGTGGGAAGTACCTTCCCGAGGGGCCTACTCACATGTTGCCCCTACTCATGAGGTCCTTGCCTGGAGTTGATCCAAATGACTTCAGCAAGTGCATG ATCACCTTCCAGTTTATTGCAACATTTGTGACTCTTGTGCCTTTGGTGGACTGTTCGTCTGCTCTACATGAAAGAACAGACCTGACGGAG GTGGAAAGGGAAATGTGCTCAGCCTCTGCCGAATTTGAAGACTTTGTGCTTCAATTTATGGACAG GTGCTTTGCTTTGATCGACAGCAGCACACTAGAACAAACGCGTGAGGAAACAGAAACTGAGAAAATGACCCACTTGGAGAGTTTGGTAGAGCTGGGCTTGTCTTCTACTTTCAGCACTATCCTCACTCAGTGCTCTTTGGACATCTTCATG GTGGCGCTGGAAAAGGTTTTCAACTTTGCAACTACCAACATTTTTGAGACTCGTGTAGCCGGAAGGATGGTGGCGGACATGTGCCGGGCTGCTGCCAAG tgtCACCCTGCAGAGTCTCTTAAAATGTTTGTGCCTCACTGCTGCAGTCAAATACAACAAATTGCTGCCA ATGAGGAAGTGTTACATGAAGAGGAACTGGACAAGGAGTTTTTATGGAATCTTCAGCTTCTGTCTGAG GTTACTCGAGTCGATGGTCAGAAGCTCCTGGCCTATTCCTCTGACTTGGTCCAGATTTTGCAGTTGACACTTCACCTCAAGTGTAAGCAGGGATACGTCCTAGCGTGCAACTTGCTGCATCACATCCTCCGCTCCACGGCCCTCATCTATCCGACGGAGTACTGCAGTGTGCCAAGTGGCTTCTGCCAACCAATCAAAGACTACCTACCCATCAAG GATTGGGGTCGTCCAGGTGACTTGTGGAACTTGAACATCCGGTGGCATGTGCCCAGTGCTGAAGAGACCACCTTTACCTTTTATTTACTGGACCTGATCCTTAAGCCAGAACTGAAGAGGCTTCAAAGTTTTGCAGAGGGACAGCAAGAAATGAGCAG GGATGATGTCCTACAGAGTCTCACTATTCTTCAGCACTGCCTCTTGGGGGCTGGTGGTCTTATGCCTCCTTTGAAGGGAGAACCTATACCTGAATT GGTCCATAGTATGGTGAATCTAGATGAAACCACCCTGTATACTGGAACGGAGTATG aTGAGTCCAAAGAGAACTACAGAGTATCAATTTGTGATGTGATGAGACAGTTGCTTC attatATACTGGAACACTCTGAAGATGACACAAAGTCACTCTTCTCCATCATAAAG ATTATCAGTGATTTGCTGCACTTTAAAGGTTCCCACAAGCATGAGTTTGACTCTCGCTGGAAGAGCTTCAACCTTGTGAAAAAATCCATGGAAAACAGG cTTAATGGCAGAAAACGGCATATTAGAGCTCTGCTCATAGATCGAGTCATGCTCCAGCATGAA ATGCGCAAGCTGACGGTTGAAGGGTGCCAGTACCGGAGCATTCACCAAGAGCTGATGAGGGACCTCTTGCGGCTGTCCACAAGCACCTACAGCCAA GTACGTAGTAAAGCCCAAAGTGCATTGTTCACTGCACTTGGCACATACAATTTCTGCTGTCGAGATGTGATCCCCCATGTCCTTGAGTTTCTCAACCCCGACAACAGTAGCGTCACACAGCAGCAATTCAAA GGTGCCTTGTATTGTCTCCTCGGAAATCACAGTGGCGTGTGCCTGGCCAATTTGCATGACTGGGAGTGCATTGCCCTGACATGGCCTGCTATTGTTCGATCTGGCCTCAGTTCGGCCATGTCTTTGGAGAAGCCCTCCATAGTGCGGCTTTTTGACGACCTTGCCGACAAAATCCACCGACAGTATGAGACCATCGGCATCGACTTCTCT ATTCCTGAAGAGATCTGTGGTGTGGCTAAACAACTTATGGTCACTGGAAATCCCCTTCCTAAAGAGCCAGTTCCTTCAGAAGAAGAAACATTAAGAGGTGTTAGGAAACAGGAAGACAAGAATTTGGAGTCTGGCGA GAAGTACCAGCAACTCATTGGTGATTTATTGAGTTGCCTTGACAACAGAAACTT GCCTTGGAAATTTGAACATATCGCTATTGGCTTCTTGTCATTGCTCTTGAGAGATGACCACCAACTCCCGCCAGCAGCTGTTTTGTTCTTCGTCAAAACCCTCAACCACGACTCCCTCTACGTCCGCAAG GTGGCGATATCAGCCGTGGCAGGCAtcatgaaacaaataaaacggCCTCATAAAAAAGTCCCAGTCAGCCCATCTGAGCTTT GCACACTAGATGAGATGAGTGGTGGTATAGTGGCCGGTGACCGCCCAGACAACAAGTGGCTGCAGTATAATAGCAAGAACCTGCCAAGGACTCAGCAGGACTGGGATCTCTGTGTCTTTGTAGAAAAGACTCATTGGGGTTACTACAGTTGGCCAAg GAAACTGATGATGTATGCTCCTGAGAAAGAGCAGCCCAAACAGAACCGAGCAAGAGAAGAAATGACAGAG ccgGAGCAGATCATCTACGACCATTTCTCAGACCCAGTATTTATCAATCAGTTCATTGAGTTTCTCTCTCTCGAGGATCGAAAgggcaaagacaaatttagtaCGCGCAGATTCTGTTTGTTCAAG GGTTTGTTCCGCAATTTCGGTGATACCTTCCTGCCTCTGCTGCAGCCTCACATGGAGCGCTTGGTAGCAGACACCCATGAGAGTAAGCAGCGTTGTGTTGCAGAGATCATATCTGGCCTAATCAGAGGATGCAAACACTGGAGTTACTCCAAG GTCGAAAGCCTTTGGGAAGTGTTGTGTCCACTCATTCGTACAGCCTTGTCCAACATCACTGTAGAAACATATGCAGACTGGGGCACCTGCATCGCAACAGCTTGC GAGAGTAGAGACCCTCGCAAACTTCACTGGCTGTTTGAGATGCTCATGGAGTCTCCAGTCAATGGGGAGGGCGGCTCATTTGTTGATGCTTG TCGACTCTACGTGCTGCAGGGAGGCCTCGCTCAGCAGGAGTGGCGTGTGCCAGAGCTCCTCCATAGATTGTTGCAGTACCTGGAGCCCAAACTGACTCAGGTTTACAAGAATGTACGGGAGCGGATTGGAAG CGTGCTGACCTACATCTTCATGATAGATGTCAACCTGCCTTACACTCAGCCAACCACCTCACCTCGCATCTCGGACTTCACCGATAGAATTTTATTACAATTAAAGCCACTCACCGAGGGTGATGAGGAGATCCAGAACCATGTGGTTGAGGAGAATGAAGTGGGGGAGCAGGATGAGAGAACACAAGCGATCAAACTCCTCAAAACAG TCTTAAAGTGGCTAATTGCAAGTGCCGGCCGCTCCTACTCTACTGCTGTCCCGGACCATCTGCGCTTGTTGCCTCTACTCTTCAAG ATTGCTCCAGTTGAGAATGATGACAGTTACGATGAGCTAAAGAGGGATGCAAAGACCTGCTTGTCTCTCATGTCCCAGGGGCTTCTTTACACAAAGCAGATCCCCATGGTGCTCAATGCCCTGCAAGAG ATTGCAGGCAGCAGCTCCTGGCACGCACGCTACACAGTGCTGACGTACCTCCAGATCATGGCCTTTTACAACCTCTTCACCTTCATGAGTGACCAGAAAGCAGTGAATGACGTACGGGCACTGGTTATAAGACTGCTGGAGGATGAGCAGctggag GTGAGAGAAATGGCTGCCACCACACTCAGTGGCTTCCTCCAGTGCAATTTCTTGCACATGGATGCCCCCATGCAAGCTCACTTTGAGGCCCTGTGCAAAACCTGCCTGCctaaaaagagaaagagaggtgTCGAATCAATAGTGGACACTATACCCTCTGGAG ACCTGGTGCGGCGCCATGCTGGTGTTCTTGGGCTGAGCGCTTGCATCCTCTCCAGCCCTTATGATGTGCCCACCTGGATGCCCCAGCTATTAATGGACCTCAGTGCCCACCTCAATGATACCCAACCCATTGAA ATGACTGTGAAGAAAACCCTGTCCAACTTTCGGCGGACGCATCACGACAACTGGCAGGAGCATAAGCAGCAATTCACAGATGACCAGTTGTTGGTGCTTACTGACCTACTGGTGTCCCCTTGCTACTATGCCTAA
- the psme4a gene encoding proteasome activator complex subunit 4A isoform X2: MNEAQLDELGFLPQKDIVYNKLLPYADRLDEESNDILSKIKGNLTRAVQFREIWPGGLFWTRKLSTYLRLYGRKFSKEDHVLFIKLLYELVTIPRLEISMMQGLARLLINLLKKKELLSREDLELPWRPLYELHYRILFSKTEHLGLNWFPNSPRPRSSAKLIMIKLIQRCSVEGVLKTLVRNCRPYFPESATQEMLDEWRPLFCPFDVTMQRAVCYFELFLPTTLPPELHHKGFKLWFEELINLWVSVQNLPSWELNLVNLFARLAKDNIGYIDWDPYIPKIFTRVLRSFNLPVGTSQMMFPRYLTNAYDIGHVAGGPSKQAQAQLTGLFNSITSFFHPSNHGRWLMKLMKLLQRLPAIVVSRLHAERYRKPSWLTPVPHTHKLTEDDITHFVESMMQPVLLAMFSKTGSLDAARALQNLALMRPELVIPPVLERTYPALETLTEPHQLTATLSCMIGVARSLVSGGKYLPEGPTHMLPLLMRSLPGVDPNDFSKCMITFQFIATFVTLVPLVDCSSALHERTDLTEVEREMCSASAEFEDFVLQFMDRCFALIDSSTLEQTREETETEKMTHLESLVELGLSSTFSTILTQCSLDIFMVALEKVFNFATTNIFETRVAGRMVADMCRAAAKCHPAESLKMFVPHCCSQIQQIAANEEVLHEEELDKEFLWNLQLLSEVTRVDGQKLLAYSSDLVQILQLTLHLKCKQGYVLACNLLHHILRSTALIYPTEYCSVPSGFCQPIKDYLPIKDWGRPGDLWNLNIRWHVPSAEETTFTFYLLDLILKPELKRLQSFAEGQQEMSRDDVLQSLTILQHCLLGAGGLMPPLKGEPIPELVHSMVNLDETTLYTGTEYDESKENYRVSICDVMRQLLHYILEHSEDDTKSLFSIIKIISDLLHFKGSHKHEFDSRWKSFNLVKKSMENRLNGRKRHIRALLIDRVMLQHEMRKLTVEGCQYRSIHQELMRDLLRLSTSTYSQVRSKAQSALFTALGTYNFCCRDVIPHVLEFLNPDNSSVTQQQFKGALYCLLGNHSGVCLANLHDWECIALTWPAIVRSGLSSAMSLEKPSIVRLFDDLADKIHRQYETIGIDFSIPEEICGVAKQLMVTGNPLPKEPVPSEEETLRGVRKQEDKNLESGEKYQQLIGDLLSCLDNRNLPWKFEHIAIGFLSLLLRDDHQLPPAAVLFFVKTLNHDSLYVRKVAISAVAGIMKQIKRPHKKVPVSPSELCTLDEMSGGIVAGDRPDNKWLQYNSKNLPRTQQDWDLCVFVEKTHWGYYSWPRKLMMYAPEKEQPKQNRAREEMTEPEQIIYDHFSDPVFINQFIEFLSLEDRKGKDKFSTRRFCLFKGLFRNFGDTFLPLLQPHMERLVADTHESKQRCVAEIISGLIRGCKHWSYSKVESLWEVLCPLIRTALSNITVETYADWGTCIATACESRDPRKLHWLFEMLMESPVNGEGGSFVDACRLYVLQGGLAQQEWRVPELLHRLLQYLEPKLTQVYKNVRERIGSVLTYIFMIDVNLPYTQPTTSPRISDFTDRILLQLKPLTEGDEEIQNHVVEENEVGEQDERTQAIKLLKTVLKWLIASAGRSYSTAVPDHLRLLPLLFKIAPVENDDSYDELKRDAKTCLSLMSQGLLYTKQIPMVLNALQEIAGSSSWHARYTVLTYLQIMAFYNLFTFMSDQKAVNDVRALVIRLLEDEQLEVREMAATTLSGFLQCNFLHMDAPMQAHFEALCKTCLPKKRKRGVESIVDTIPSGDLVRRHAGVLGLSACILSSPYDVPTWMPQLLMDLSAHLNDTQPIEMTVKKTLSNFRRTHHDNWQEHKQQFTDDQLLVLTDLLVSPCYYA; the protein is encoded by the exons GTATTTACGACTATACGGCCGGAAGTTCAGCAAAGAAGACCACGTGCTATTTATTAAATTGCTCTATGAGCTAGTTACCATCCCTCGCCTAGAGATCAGCATGATGCAAGGCCTGGCGCGTCTCCTCATCAACCTGCTCAA GAAAAAGGAGCTTCTCTCAAGGGAGGACCTGGAATTGCCTTGGAGACCTCTGTATGAACTGCATTACAGGATCCTTTTCTCCAAGACGGAGCATCTGGGACTCAATTGGTTTCCCAA TTCTCCAAGGCCCCGTTCATCCGCTAAACTCATTATGATAAAATTGATTCAGAGGTG CTCCGTAGAAGGTGTGCTGAAGACACTAGTGAGAAACTGCAGGCC TTATTTCCCAGAGTCAGCAACCCAGGAGATGCTGGATGAGTGGAGACCGCTATTTTGTCCGTTTGATGTCACCATGCAGAGAGCAGTCTGCTACTTTGAACTCTTTCTACCCACAACTCTACCACCGGAGCTCCACCATAAGGGTTTTAA GTTGTGGTTTGAAGAGTTGATCAACTTGTGGGTATCCGTTCAGAATCTTCCAAGTTGGGAATTG AATCTGGTGAATCTCTTTGCTCGCTTGGCCAAAGACAATATCGGATACATTGACTGGGATCCTTATATTCCGAAG ATATTCACAAGAGTCCTGAGGAGCTTCAATCTTCCCGTGGGGACCAGCCAGATGATGTTCCCACGATACTTGACCAATGCCTACGATATCGGCCATGTGGCG GGTGGACCAAGTAAACAAGCTCAAGCCCAACTCACTGGCCTTTTCAACAGCATCACATCTTTCTTTCACCCATCAAATCATGGCCGCTGGTTG ATGAAGCTCATGAAGTTGCTGCAGCGTCTCCCTGCCATTGTTGTTAGCCGGCTGCATGCAGAGCGCTACAGAAAGCCGTCGTGGCTAACACCCGTCCCCCACACGCACAAGCTCACTGAGGACGATATCACGCATTTTGTGGAGAGTATGATGCAGCCGGTTCTGCTGGCCATGTTCAGCAAAACAGGCAGTCTTGATGCCGCTCGGGCTCTGCAGAACCTCGCTCTGATGAGGCCCGAGTTGGTCATTCCTCCCGTTCTTGAGAG AACATACCCCGCACTGGAAACTCTAACAGAGCCCCACCAGCTGACAGCCACCCTAAGTTGCATGATCGGTGTAGCACGGAGTTTAGTGTCTGGTGGGAAGTACCTTCCCGAGGGGCCTACTCACATGTTGCCCCTACTCATGAGGTCCTTGCCTGGAGTTGATCCAAATGACTTCAGCAAGTGCATG ATCACCTTCCAGTTTATTGCAACATTTGTGACTCTTGTGCCTTTGGTGGACTGTTCGTCTGCTCTACATGAAAGAACAGACCTGACGGAG GTGGAAAGGGAAATGTGCTCAGCCTCTGCCGAATTTGAAGACTTTGTGCTTCAATTTATGGACAG GTGCTTTGCTTTGATCGACAGCAGCACACTAGAACAAACGCGTGAGGAAACAGAAACTGAGAAAATGACCCACTTGGAGAGTTTGGTAGAGCTGGGCTTGTCTTCTACTTTCAGCACTATCCTCACTCAGTGCTCTTTGGACATCTTCATG GTGGCGCTGGAAAAGGTTTTCAACTTTGCAACTACCAACATTTTTGAGACTCGTGTAGCCGGAAGGATGGTGGCGGACATGTGCCGGGCTGCTGCCAAG tgtCACCCTGCAGAGTCTCTTAAAATGTTTGTGCCTCACTGCTGCAGTCAAATACAACAAATTGCTGCCA ATGAGGAAGTGTTACATGAAGAGGAACTGGACAAGGAGTTTTTATGGAATCTTCAGCTTCTGTCTGAG GTTACTCGAGTCGATGGTCAGAAGCTCCTGGCCTATTCCTCTGACTTGGTCCAGATTTTGCAGTTGACACTTCACCTCAAGTGTAAGCAGGGATACGTCCTAGCGTGCAACTTGCTGCATCACATCCTCCGCTCCACGGCCCTCATCTATCCGACGGAGTACTGCAGTGTGCCAAGTGGCTTCTGCCAACCAATCAAAGACTACCTACCCATCAAG GATTGGGGTCGTCCAGGTGACTTGTGGAACTTGAACATCCGGTGGCATGTGCCCAGTGCTGAAGAGACCACCTTTACCTTTTATTTACTGGACCTGATCCTTAAGCCAGAACTGAAGAGGCTTCAAAGTTTTGCAGAGGGACAGCAAGAAATGAGCAG GGATGATGTCCTACAGAGTCTCACTATTCTTCAGCACTGCCTCTTGGGGGCTGGTGGTCTTATGCCTCCTTTGAAGGGAGAACCTATACCTGAATT GGTCCATAGTATGGTGAATCTAGATGAAACCACCCTGTATACTGGAACGGAGTATG aTGAGTCCAAAGAGAACTACAGAGTATCAATTTGTGATGTGATGAGACAGTTGCTTC attatATACTGGAACACTCTGAAGATGACACAAAGTCACTCTTCTCCATCATAAAG ATTATCAGTGATTTGCTGCACTTTAAAGGTTCCCACAAGCATGAGTTTGACTCTCGCTGGAAGAGCTTCAACCTTGTGAAAAAATCCATGGAAAACAGG cTTAATGGCAGAAAACGGCATATTAGAGCTCTGCTCATAGATCGAGTCATGCTCCAGCATGAA ATGCGCAAGCTGACGGTTGAAGGGTGCCAGTACCGGAGCATTCACCAAGAGCTGATGAGGGACCTCTTGCGGCTGTCCACAAGCACCTACAGCCAA GTACGTAGTAAAGCCCAAAGTGCATTGTTCACTGCACTTGGCACATACAATTTCTGCTGTCGAGATGTGATCCCCCATGTCCTTGAGTTTCTCAACCCCGACAACAGTAGCGTCACACAGCAGCAATTCAAA GGTGCCTTGTATTGTCTCCTCGGAAATCACAGTGGCGTGTGCCTGGCCAATTTGCATGACTGGGAGTGCATTGCCCTGACATGGCCTGCTATTGTTCGATCTGGCCTCAGTTCGGCCATGTCTTTGGAGAAGCCCTCCATAGTGCGGCTTTTTGACGACCTTGCCGACAAAATCCACCGACAGTATGAGACCATCGGCATCGACTTCTCT ATTCCTGAAGAGATCTGTGGTGTGGCTAAACAACTTATGGTCACTGGAAATCCCCTTCCTAAAGAGCCAGTTCCTTCAGAAGAAGAAACATTAAGAGGTGTTAGGAAACAGGAAGACAAGAATTTGGAGTCTGGCGA GAAGTACCAGCAACTCATTGGTGATTTATTGAGTTGCCTTGACAACAGAAACTT GCCTTGGAAATTTGAACATATCGCTATTGGCTTCTTGTCATTGCTCTTGAGAGATGACCACCAACTCCCGCCAGCAGCTGTTTTGTTCTTCGTCAAAACCCTCAACCACGACTCCCTCTACGTCCGCAAG GTGGCGATATCAGCCGTGGCAGGCAtcatgaaacaaataaaacggCCTCATAAAAAAGTCCCAGTCAGCCCATCTGAGCTTT GCACACTAGATGAGATGAGTGGTGGTATAGTGGCCGGTGACCGCCCAGACAACAAGTGGCTGCAGTATAATAGCAAGAACCTGCCAAGGACTCAGCAGGACTGGGATCTCTGTGTCTTTGTAGAAAAGACTCATTGGGGTTACTACAGTTGGCCAAg GAAACTGATGATGTATGCTCCTGAGAAAGAGCAGCCCAAACAGAACCGAGCAAGAGAAGAAATGACAGAG ccgGAGCAGATCATCTACGACCATTTCTCAGACCCAGTATTTATCAATCAGTTCATTGAGTTTCTCTCTCTCGAGGATCGAAAgggcaaagacaaatttagtaCGCGCAGATTCTGTTTGTTCAAG GGTTTGTTCCGCAATTTCGGTGATACCTTCCTGCCTCTGCTGCAGCCTCACATGGAGCGCTTGGTAGCAGACACCCATGAGAGTAAGCAGCGTTGTGTTGCAGAGATCATATCTGGCCTAATCAGAGGATGCAAACACTGGAGTTACTCCAAG GTCGAAAGCCTTTGGGAAGTGTTGTGTCCACTCATTCGTACAGCCTTGTCCAACATCACTGTAGAAACATATGCAGACTGGGGCACCTGCATCGCAACAGCTTGC GAGAGTAGAGACCCTCGCAAACTTCACTGGCTGTTTGAGATGCTCATGGAGTCTCCAGTCAATGGGGAGGGCGGCTCATTTGTTGATGCTTG TCGACTCTACGTGCTGCAGGGAGGCCTCGCTCAGCAGGAGTGGCGTGTGCCAGAGCTCCTCCATAGATTGTTGCAGTACCTGGAGCCCAAACTGACTCAGGTTTACAAGAATGTACGGGAGCGGATTGGAAG CGTGCTGACCTACATCTTCATGATAGATGTCAACCTGCCTTACACTCAGCCAACCACCTCACCTCGCATCTCGGACTTCACCGATAGAATTTTATTACAATTAAAGCCACTCACCGAGGGTGATGAGGAGATCCAGAACCATGTGGTTGAGGAGAATGAAGTGGGGGAGCAGGATGAGAGAACACAAGCGATCAAACTCCTCAAAACAG TCTTAAAGTGGCTAATTGCAAGTGCCGGCCGCTCCTACTCTACTGCTGTCCCGGACCATCTGCGCTTGTTGCCTCTACTCTTCAAG ATTGCTCCAGTTGAGAATGATGACAGTTACGATGAGCTAAAGAGGGATGCAAAGACCTGCTTGTCTCTCATGTCCCAGGGGCTTCTTTACACAAAGCAGATCCCCATGGTGCTCAATGCCCTGCAAGAG ATTGCAGGCAGCAGCTCCTGGCACGCACGCTACACAGTGCTGACGTACCTCCAGATCATGGCCTTTTACAACCTCTTCACCTTCATGAGTGACCAGAAAGCAGTGAATGACGTACGGGCACTGGTTATAAGACTGCTGGAGGATGAGCAGctggag GTGAGAGAAATGGCTGCCACCACACTCAGTGGCTTCCTCCAGTGCAATTTCTTGCACATGGATGCCCCCATGCAAGCTCACTTTGAGGCCCTGTGCAAAACCTGCCTGCctaaaaagagaaagagaggtgTCGAATCAATAGTGGACACTATACCCTCTGGAG ACCTGGTGCGGCGCCATGCTGGTGTTCTTGGGCTGAGCGCTTGCATCCTCTCCAGCCCTTATGATGTGCCCACCTGGATGCCCCAGCTATTAATGGACCTCAGTGCCCACCTCAATGATACCCAACCCATTGAA ATGACTGTGAAGAAAACCCTGTCCAACTTTCGGCGGACGCATCACGACAACTGGCAGGAGCATAAGCAGCAATTCACAGATGACCAGTTGTTGGTGCTTACTGACCTACTGGTGTCCCCTTGCTACTATGCCTAA